From a region of the Corallococcus coralloides DSM 2259 genome:
- a CDS encoding HD domain-containing phosphohydrolase: MRLFKAILLLMLVVSIIPTLMVGWLSVSHTRELLIRDAQELAQERVKQLRLKAESFLEDPTERVVGLSSVPGGFFTLPRDTQRLHIAAVLNQRPELLALTVFGADRQRLPGLQAFAVHDMAPSGVAEHEERARALLDGGLTGVRYSDVVASHGGAGGGPVVTLAFPVGDPVQGYMAADITLAGLRQMLAQERVGSTGFAYLADRHGRLITGGGDLGAVGDDVSKRLPLAHLLKQREGTPDTELFHVGNFGEGRDAVVSAYSVLPEAGWAIVSEQPVEHAYRQVETMERRILLGLGGAILVALVLAAIFSRNLTQPLKTFIATSLELARGKFGVEVHLKQKNELGELAQTFNYMSKQLMAYDMETRGLYESLEKGYLETIVALANSIDSKDAYTRGHSQRVGDVAVEIGKELKLTERELRQLQYGGILHDIGKIGIPENILCKQSRLTDQEMSLMREHPAIGDAIIGPVTFLGSVRACVRHHHERWDGTGYPDKLKGEDIPMLARIVACADTFDACTSTRPYQKAMPLEKAMEILDNLSGAQLDPKVVLALRAVLAQRGVRLEGHRQPVKLAS, translated from the coding sequence GTGCGACTTTTCAAAGCCATCCTCCTCCTGATGCTGGTGGTCAGCATCATCCCCACGCTGATGGTGGGCTGGTTGTCGGTGTCCCATACGCGCGAGCTGCTCATCCGCGACGCGCAGGAGCTGGCTCAGGAGCGCGTGAAGCAGCTGCGGCTCAAGGCGGAGAGCTTCCTGGAGGACCCCACGGAGCGCGTGGTGGGGCTGTCCAGCGTGCCGGGCGGCTTCTTCACCCTGCCGCGCGACACGCAGCGGCTGCACATCGCGGCGGTGCTCAACCAGCGTCCGGAGTTGCTGGCGCTCACCGTGTTCGGCGCGGACCGGCAGCGGCTGCCGGGCCTGCAGGCCTTCGCGGTGCACGACATGGCGCCCAGCGGGGTGGCGGAGCACGAGGAGCGCGCGCGGGCCCTGTTGGACGGGGGGCTCACCGGGGTGCGCTACTCGGACGTGGTGGCGTCCCACGGCGGAGCTGGCGGCGGTCCGGTGGTGACGCTGGCCTTCCCCGTGGGCGACCCGGTGCAGGGCTACATGGCCGCGGACATCACGCTCGCGGGCTTGAGGCAGATGCTGGCGCAGGAGCGCGTGGGCAGCACGGGCTTCGCGTACCTGGCGGACCGGCACGGCCGCCTGATTACGGGCGGCGGCGACCTGGGCGCGGTGGGTGACGACGTGTCGAAGCGGCTGCCCCTGGCGCACCTGCTCAAGCAGCGCGAGGGCACGCCCGACACGGAGCTGTTCCACGTGGGCAACTTCGGCGAGGGGCGCGACGCGGTGGTGTCCGCGTACTCGGTGCTGCCGGAGGCGGGCTGGGCCATCGTGTCCGAGCAGCCGGTGGAGCACGCCTACCGCCAGGTGGAGACCATGGAGCGGCGCATCCTCCTGGGCCTGGGCGGCGCCATCCTGGTGGCGCTGGTGCTGGCGGCCATCTTCTCCCGCAACCTCACGCAGCCACTGAAGACCTTCATCGCGACGTCGCTGGAGCTGGCGCGCGGCAAGTTCGGCGTGGAGGTGCACCTGAAGCAGAAGAACGAGCTGGGGGAGCTGGCCCAGACGTTCAACTACATGAGCAAGCAGCTCATGGCCTACGACATGGAGACGCGCGGCCTCTACGAGAGCCTGGAGAAGGGCTACCTGGAGACCATCGTCGCGCTGGCCAACTCCATCGACTCCAAGGACGCGTACACGCGCGGCCACAGCCAGCGGGTGGGCGACGTGGCGGTGGAGATTGGCAAGGAGCTGAAGCTCACCGAGCGCGAGCTGCGGCAGCTGCAGTACGGCGGCATCCTCCACGACATCGGGAAGATTGGCATCCCGGAGAACATCCTCTGCAAGCAGTCCCGGCTCACCGACCAGGAGATGTCCCTGATGCGCGAGCACCCCGCCATTGGCGACGCCATCATCGGGCCGGTGACGTTCCTGGGTTCGGTGCGCGCGTGCGTGCGCCACCACCACGAGCGCTGGGACGGCACGGGCTACCCGGACAAGCTCAAGGGCGAGGACATTCCGATGCTCGCGCGCATCGTGGCGTGCGCGGACACCTTCGATGCGTGCACCTCCACGCGCCCCTACCAGAAGGCCATGCCGCTGGAGAAGGCGATGGAGATTTTGGACAACCTGAGCGGCGCGCAGCTGGACCCCAAGGTGGTGCTGGCGCTGCGCGCGGTGCTGGCCCAGCGGGGCGTGCGGCTGGAAGGCCACCGGCAGCCCGTCAAGCTGGCTTCCTGA
- a CDS encoding DUF971 domain-containing protein has translation MSNFWDRIKPAPKPVSATDAKLSADGESLTLTWDDGVTTTATAQVLRQQCPCAACVDEWTAKRTLDPSQVPANLRVLQMQPVGNYALAFVFSDQHTTGIYPWKHLREITQSQG, from the coding sequence GTGAGCAATTTCTGGGATCGCATCAAGCCCGCGCCCAAGCCCGTCAGCGCGACGGATGCGAAGCTGTCCGCGGACGGCGAGTCACTGACGCTGACGTGGGACGACGGCGTGACGACGACCGCCACCGCGCAGGTGCTGCGCCAGCAGTGCCCGTGCGCCGCGTGCGTGGACGAGTGGACGGCGAAGCGCACGCTGGACCCCTCGCAGGTGCCCGCGAACCTGCGCGTGCTGCAGATGCAGCCGGTGGGCAACTACGCGCTCGCGTTCGTCTTCAGCGACCAGCACACCACGGGCATCTATCCGTGGAAGCACCTGCGCGAAATCACCCAGTCGCAGGGGTGA